The Halorientalis sp. IM1011 genome window below encodes:
- a CDS encoding ABC transporter ATP-binding protein produces the protein MTGSDAGVEVEGLTVSFGEVDALSEVSVAVDDGEFFTLVGPSGCGKTTLLRALAGLETPTAGRVRIDDRDVTDDPPEDRGVGMVFQNYALFPHMTARENVAYGLQFHDLPESDDERVDEMLDLVDLKAVADREPDQLSGGQRQRIALARALAPKPDVLLLDEPLSALDARLRKRLRVQIRTIQRDLGITTVYVTHDQAEALAISDRVAVVRDGEIEQVGTPEAVYREPATRFVAEFVGDNNVFDGVVGESGDRLAVDGTATLPLPPDIDATAGESLTVSIRPESITLREREGPATDRNGSRVDETDPGGAVTRPATVETVEYLGDAYRVHCRWDGRPVTVKTAGTSAPEGGVSLRFEPDAVHVLSTERRGERTEVNHD, from the coding sequence ATGACTGGATCCGACGCTGGCGTCGAAGTAGAGGGCCTTACGGTCTCGTTCGGTGAGGTCGACGCGCTGTCAGAGGTATCCGTCGCCGTCGACGACGGCGAGTTCTTCACGCTCGTCGGCCCCTCGGGCTGCGGGAAGACGACGCTGTTGCGCGCGCTGGCCGGCCTGGAGACGCCGACGGCAGGCCGGGTCCGCATCGACGACCGCGACGTGACCGACGACCCGCCCGAGGACCGCGGCGTCGGGATGGTCTTCCAGAACTACGCCCTCTTCCCCCACATGACCGCCCGCGAGAACGTCGCCTACGGGTTGCAGTTCCACGACCTCCCCGAATCCGACGACGAGCGCGTCGACGAGATGCTCGACCTCGTGGATCTGAAAGCCGTCGCCGACCGCGAACCCGACCAGCTCTCGGGGGGCCAGCGCCAGCGGATCGCGCTCGCCCGGGCGCTGGCACCGAAACCCGACGTACTCCTGCTCGACGAACCGCTGTCGGCACTGGACGCCCGGCTTCGCAAGCGGCTCCGGGTCCAGATCCGGACGATCCAGCGCGACCTCGGGATCACGACGGTGTACGTCACCCACGATCAGGCGGAGGCGCTGGCGATCAGCGACCGCGTCGCCGTCGTCCGCGACGGGGAGATCGAACAGGTCGGGACCCCGGAAGCGGTGTACCGCGAGCCGGCCACCCGCTTCGTCGCGGAGTTCGTCGGCGACAACAACGTCTTCGACGGCGTCGTTGGCGAGTCGGGTGATCGACTCGCCGTCGACGGAACGGCGACGCTCCCGCTCCCGCCCGATATCGACGCGACGGCGGGCGAGTCGTTGACGGTCTCGATCCGCCCGGAGTCGATCACGCTCCGCGAACGGGAGGGCCCAGCAACCGACCGGAACGGATCGAGGGTCGACGAGACGGATCCGGGAGGTGCGGTGACCCGGCCCGCGACCGTCGAGACCGTCGAGTACCTCGGGGACGCCTACCGGGTTCACTGCCGGTGGGACGGTCGGCCGGTCACCGTCAAGACCGCCGGGACGAGCGCGCCCGAGGGGGGCGTCTCGCTCCGGTTCGAGCCGGACGCCGTTCACGTCCTCTCGACCGAACGTCGGGGCGAGCGGACAGAGGTGAACCATGACTGA
- a CDS encoding AIR synthase family protein has protein sequence MTDLGKIDRDVFREVIYPSLGATRDDVTLGPQHGVDFGVIEVGDRAIAIATDPISLLPELGLERAGRLALEIVLADVAVSGIAPTHLAISLTLPPDWSDEDLAAVWGGLADHAERLGVSIVTGHTARYPGVDSSWVGGATVLGVGDPEDVVRPDGASAGDDLVMTTGPAAELTGLFATLFPEQLGLDAETVATAQERVDDIAAVADARAAFEAGGVTAMHDATEGGVAGGLTEMARGAGVRFEIEGDRVPSAPGVEAVCDAVELDPWTVTSAGTLLITVESGSGEAVAEAVRRNGTPAAVVGSVTDGEGVVVDGEAIEPPDGDPAWEVFDRFS, from the coding sequence ATGACTGACCTGGGGAAGATCGACCGCGACGTGTTCCGGGAGGTGATCTACCCGTCGCTGGGCGCGACGCGGGACGACGTGACGCTGGGCCCACAGCACGGCGTCGACTTCGGCGTCATCGAGGTGGGAGATCGAGCGATCGCCATCGCCACAGACCCGATCTCGCTGCTCCCGGAACTCGGGCTGGAGCGGGCGGGTCGGCTGGCGCTGGAGATCGTGCTGGCCGACGTGGCCGTCTCGGGAATCGCGCCGACGCACCTGGCGATCAGCCTGACGCTCCCCCCGGACTGGAGCGACGAGGACCTGGCCGCGGTGTGGGGTGGACTCGCAGACCACGCCGAGCGGCTGGGCGTGAGCATCGTCACGGGACACACGGCGCGGTACCCCGGCGTCGACAGTTCGTGGGTCGGCGGCGCGACGGTGCTGGGCGTCGGCGATCCCGAGGACGTGGTCCGACCCGACGGCGCGAGCGCCGGTGACGACCTCGTCATGACAACGGGACCGGCAGCGGAGCTGACGGGGCTGTTCGCGACGCTGTTTCCGGAGCAACTGGGCCTCGACGCCGAGACCGTGGCGACCGCACAGGAACGGGTCGACGACATCGCGGCCGTCGCTGACGCCCGCGCGGCGTTCGAGGCGGGCGGCGTCACCGCGATGCACGACGCGACCGAGGGCGGCGTCGCCGGCGGGCTGACCGAGATGGCCCGCGGCGCAGGCGTCCGGTTCGAGATCGAGGGCGACCGGGTGCCGAGCGCGCCCGGTGTCGAAGCCGTCTGTGACGCGGTCGAGCTCGATCCGTGGACCGTGACCAGTGCCGGCACGCTCCTGATCACGGTCGAGTCGGGGTCGGGCGAAGCGGTCGCAGAGGCGGTGCGGCGGAACGGGACGCCCGCGGCCGTCGTCGGCTCCGTGACCGACGGCGAAGGCGTCGTCGTCGACGGCGAGGCGATCGAGCCGCCGGACGGCGATCCCGCGTGGGAGGTCTTCGACCGGTTCTCGTGA
- a CDS encoding J domain-containing protein: MHAQPTFYDVLDVSPDASREEIRAAYREKAKETHPDVSDAPDAETQFRRVTRAKEVLTDPEERARYDRLGHRQYVDGSGWADESGGSDPTDHSSRRDADRTATQSGGSGSADARGSTTASDTGGSAAADTAGTSDDGANGSTATEDATAQAADGATDWRQTGSQPGGASAGAATADGYATRTDYKEQSFDRVRVPLTPQSIIQVGTMFAFYPVFLFASLFPAFPALVNLVVGLCTLFVIAYLLSIPEVGMVVFGGWGLLAPAVLLALPAVGIVSLVGVVALTACWVPFGLSVLTRAALRT, from the coding sequence ATGCACGCCCAACCCACGTTCTACGACGTGCTCGACGTCTCGCCCGACGCGTCCCGCGAAGAGATTCGGGCGGCCTACCGCGAGAAGGCCAAGGAGACTCATCCCGACGTGAGCGACGCCCCCGACGCCGAGACACAGTTCAGACGCGTCACGCGAGCCAAGGAGGTACTGACCGACCCCGAGGAACGCGCTCGCTACGACCGGCTCGGCCACCGCCAGTACGTCGACGGTTCGGGTTGGGCTGACGAGTCCGGTGGGTCCGACCCCACCGATCACTCGTCCCGTCGTGACGCCGACCGAACCGCAACTCAGTCCGGCGGGAGCGGGTCTGCCGACGCCCGCGGATCCACGACGGCCAGCGACACCGGTGGATCCGCGGCGGCCGATACCGCGGGGACGTCGGACGACGGAGCGAACGGATCGACGGCTACCGAGGATGCCACGGCCCAGGCCGCCGACGGCGCGACCGACTGGCGGCAAACGGGCAGCCAACCCGGCGGGGCCAGCGCCGGTGCGGCGACGGCGGACGGGTACGCGACCCGGACCGACTACAAAGAACAGTCCTTCGACCGCGTTCGGGTCCCGCTGACACCCCAGTCGATCATTCAGGTCGGGACGATGTTCGCCTTTTACCCCGTGTTCCTGTTCGCCTCGCTGTTCCCCGCGTTCCCGGCACTCGTCAACCTCGTCGTCGGGCTCTGTACGCTGTTCGTGATCGCGTATCTCCTCTCGATACCCGAGGTCGGGATGGTCGTGTTCGGCGGCTGGGGCCTGCTGGCTCCCGCGGTACTGCTCGCATTACCAGCGGTCGGCATCGTCTCGCTGGTCGGCGTCGTCGCACTGACGGCCTGCTGGGTCCCGTTCGGCCTCTCGGTGCTGACCCGGGCCGCCCTGCGGACCTGA
- a CDS encoding 1,4-dihydroxy-2-naphthoyl-CoA synthase, with protein sequence MVSELFDDDRWEAVEEFDFEDITYHRAADTGAVRIAFDRPALRNAFRPPTVDELYVALDHAKRQTDVGCVLLTGNGPSPKDDGWAFCSGGDQTVRGPDGYQYDEEGKTGRLHILEVQRLIRFMPKPVICVVPGWAVGGGHSLHVVCDMTLASEEHAKFLQTDPDVASFDAGFGSALLAQQIGQKKAREVFFLGKTYDAEEAEEMGMVNEVVPHEELEEVALAWAEAINTKSPTAIRMLKYAFNLADDGLVGQQIFAGEATRLGYMTEEAQEGRDAFVEGREPDFSDFPWHY encoded by the coding sequence ATGGTCTCGGAGCTTTTCGACGACGACCGCTGGGAAGCGGTCGAGGAGTTCGATTTCGAGGACATCACCTACCACCGCGCGGCCGACACCGGCGCGGTCCGCATCGCCTTCGACCGGCCGGCGCTTCGGAACGCCTTCCGCCCGCCGACCGTCGACGAACTCTACGTCGCGCTGGACCACGCCAAGCGCCAGACCGACGTCGGCTGTGTCCTCCTGACCGGCAACGGCCCCTCGCCGAAGGACGACGGCTGGGCGTTCTGTTCCGGTGGGGACCAGACCGTGCGGGGGCCGGACGGGTATCAGTACGACGAGGAAGGAAAGACCGGGCGCCTGCACATCCTCGAAGTCCAGCGGCTGATCCGCTTCATGCCCAAACCCGTCATCTGCGTGGTGCCGGGGTGGGCCGTCGGCGGCGGCCACTCGCTGCACGTCGTCTGTGACATGACGCTGGCCAGCGAGGAACACGCGAAGTTCCTCCAGACCGACCCGGACGTGGCCTCCTTCGACGCCGGCTTCGGCTCGGCCCTGCTCGCCCAGCAGATCGGCCAGAAGAAGGCCCGCGAGGTCTTCTTCCTCGGGAAGACCTACGACGCCGAGGAGGCCGAGGAGATGGGCATGGTCAACGAAGTGGTTCCCCACGAAGAACTGGAGGAAGTCGCGCTGGCCTGGGCCGAGGCGATCAACACCAAGTCCCCCACCGCGATCCGGATGCTCAAGTACGCGTTCAACCTCGCCGACGACGGGCTGGTCGGTCAGCAGATCTTCGCCGGCGAGGCGACCCGGCTGGGTTACATGACCGAGGAGGCCCAGGAGGGCCGGGACGCCTTCGTCGAGGGCCGGGAACCCGACTTCTCCGACTTCCCCTGGCACTACTGA
- a CDS encoding sodium:proton antiporter — protein MVETYFVGLVIVGIAIFAAVLLPRLLMDQPLSLPIIYVAAGFVLFSLPHGVGFPDPAGTPALAEHLTELVVIVSLIGAGLKIDRPFSWQGWGTTWRLLGITMVLTIAAAVVLGRGVLGLDIATAVLLGAVLAPTDPVLASDVDAGEPLTHVEKAEAERYDDVDPVHDGTDPDDDDAVEFDPTRVDHDEVAEPAEDPQERSVRFALTSEAGLNDGLAFPFTNLAILLAAAASPASFSWLGEWLGYHVAYEIVVGVVVGYALGYAAGLVVFRLPASSHVADAMAGAEALAATLVVYGVTELLGGYGFIAVFVAALVLRHFEWESDYHRTLHDFAVMVERLLMAVVLVLFGGAIAGGLLSPLTPVEIGLGLAMLLVVRPVAGLLGLLGSKLSWPARAVVASYGIRGIGSFYYLSYALNEATFAEMELVVAADRLWALVGFVVLSSVVLHGITASPVMRAFDRWEDRTATEPEHASD, from the coding sequence ATGGTCGAGACATACTTCGTCGGTCTGGTCATCGTCGGCATCGCCATCTTCGCGGCCGTCCTCCTCCCCCGTCTGCTGATGGACCAGCCACTCTCCTTGCCGATCATCTACGTCGCCGCCGGCTTCGTCCTCTTCTCGCTGCCACACGGCGTGGGGTTCCCCGATCCAGCCGGCACACCGGCCCTCGCCGAGCACCTGACGGAACTGGTCGTCATCGTCTCCCTGATCGGTGCCGGGCTGAAGATCGACCGCCCGTTCTCCTGGCAGGGCTGGGGGACGACCTGGCGGTTGCTGGGGATCACGATGGTGCTCACCATCGCCGCGGCTGTCGTGTTGGGGCGGGGCGTCCTCGGACTGGACATCGCAACCGCTGTCCTGCTAGGAGCCGTGCTGGCGCCGACCGATCCCGTGCTCGCCTCCGACGTGGACGCCGGCGAACCTCTCACCCACGTCGAGAAAGCCGAGGCCGAGAGATACGACGACGTCGATCCGGTCCACGACGGGACCGATCCGGACGATGACGACGCCGTCGAGTTCGACCCGACGCGCGTCGACCACGACGAGGTGGCCGAACCGGCCGAGGATCCACAGGAGCGGTCGGTCCGGTTCGCGCTCACCTCCGAAGCCGGCCTGAACGACGGGCTAGCCTTTCCCTTCACGAATCTCGCCATCTTGCTGGCCGCCGCGGCGAGTCCGGCCTCGTTCTCCTGGCTCGGCGAGTGGCTCGGCTACCACGTGGCCTACGAGATCGTCGTCGGGGTCGTCGTGGGCTACGCGCTGGGCTATGCCGCCGGACTCGTCGTCTTTCGGCTCCCGGCCTCCTCACACGTCGCCGACGCGATGGCGGGCGCGGAGGCGCTGGCGGCGACGCTCGTCGTCTACGGTGTCACCGAACTGCTCGGCGGCTACGGTTTCATCGCGGTGTTCGTCGCCGCGCTCGTCCTCAGACACTTCGAGTGGGAGTCCGACTACCACCGGACGCTCCACGACTTCGCCGTCATGGTCGAGCGCCTGCTCATGGCCGTCGTCCTCGTCCTGTTCGGCGGTGCGATCGCCGGCGGCCTGCTCTCGCCACTGACACCCGTCGAGATCGGGCTCGGACTCGCGATGTTGCTGGTGGTCCGTCCAGTCGCTGGCTTGCTCGGCCTGCTGGGCTCGAAGCTCTCCTGGCCTGCCCGGGCCGTCGTCGCGAGCTACGGCATCCGCGGGATCGGCTCGTTCTACTACCTCTCCTATGCCCTCAACGAGGCCACCTTCGCCGAAATGGAACTGGTTGTCGCCGCCGACAGACTCTGGGCGCTCGTCGGCTTCGTCGTATTGTCATCGGTCGTCCTCCACGGGATCACGGCCAGCCCCGTCATGCGGGCCTTCGACCGCTGGGAGGACCGCACCGCGACCGAACCCGAACACGCCTCCGACTGA
- a CDS encoding 1,4-dihydroxy-2-naphthoate polyprenyltransferase, with amino-acid sequence MATADAEVSRTEAWLMAARPQTLPAGGAPVVVGTGLALHANVFAPVAAIAALLGALLLQVGTNFANDYYDAVKGTDSADREGFTRVTAGGLIEPARVKQAMAATYALAVVVGLYLVYVGGLPILVVGLSSIVAGVAYTGGPYPYGYRGLGDLFVFLYFGVIAVVGTYYVQAATSLPTVQPLAMGIPEGTVTAAALVASLPAAGLSTAILIANNIRDREEDADAGKRTLAVMFGYTFSRIEWLAMTGMAYVVPVLFALDPAFGLPALAPLVTLPLAVKVGATILDRTDGAALNPALERTGQLLAAHSALFAAGLALA; translated from the coding sequence ATGGCAACGGCAGACGCGGAGGTATCGCGCACGGAAGCGTGGCTGATGGCCGCGAGACCGCAGACCCTGCCCGCGGGGGGGGCCCCGGTCGTCGTCGGGACGGGGCTGGCGCTACACGCCAACGTATTCGCGCCAGTTGCAGCTATCGCCGCGCTCCTGGGTGCGCTCCTCCTGCAGGTGGGGACCAACTTCGCGAACGACTACTACGACGCCGTCAAGGGGACCGACTCGGCAGACCGCGAGGGGTTCACCCGGGTGACCGCCGGCGGTCTGATCGAACCCGCCCGCGTCAAGCAGGCGATGGCCGCGACGTACGCACTGGCGGTCGTCGTGGGGCTCTATCTCGTCTACGTCGGCGGCCTCCCGATCCTCGTGGTCGGGCTCTCCAGCATCGTCGCCGGCGTGGCCTACACCGGCGGTCCCTACCCCTACGGCTACCGCGGGCTCGGCGACCTGTTCGTCTTCCTCTATTTCGGCGTGATCGCCGTCGTCGGGACCTACTACGTGCAGGCAGCAACCTCCCTCCCGACCGTCCAGCCCCTCGCGATGGGGATCCCCGAGGGGACCGTCACCGCCGCGGCGCTGGTGGCGAGTCTCCCGGCGGCCGGGCTCTCGACCGCGATCCTGATCGCGAACAATATCCGGGATCGCGAGGAGGACGCCGACGCGGGCAAGCGGACCCTGGCAGTGATGTTCGGCTACACGTTTAGCCGGATCGAGTGGCTGGCGATGACCGGGATGGCCTACGTCGTGCCCGTCCTGTTCGCGCTGGATCCGGCCTTCGGACTCCCCGCGCTCGCGCCCCTCGTGACGCTCCCGCTGGCGGTGAAAGTCGGGGCGACGATCCTGGACCGGACCGACGGCGCGGCCCTGAACCCGGCGCTCGAACGCACCGGGCAGTTGCTGGCGGCCCACTCGGCGCTGTTCGCGGCCGGTCTCGCACTCGCATGA
- the menC gene encoding o-succinylbenzoate synthase, producing MDIEPYHLTLARPLSTARGEIEEREGFLVRIQYADQVGVGEAAPLPGWTESLETCREALEYAPELARDEDWGVTLGETSAPAARHALALALSDARAKLNNTPLYRYLGNERLVRRVPVNATVGDADAETTARLAVEAVENGFDCVKVKVGARSVEADADRLRRVREVVGDDVELRADANGAWDREQAENALDAVEPLDLEYVEQPMPAEEVAAHAGLRNGGNEVPIALDESLVERPVTDLLAAEAADYLVLKPMALGGPDRARNAARQARQAGVTPVISTTIDGVVARTAAVHVAAAVPEIPACGLATADWLADDLGPDPATVADGQIEVPQAKGLGVYLGDE from the coding sequence ATCGACATCGAACCCTACCACCTGACCCTGGCACGCCCGCTCTCGACTGCTCGCGGCGAGATCGAGGAGCGCGAGGGCTTCCTCGTCAGGATCCAGTACGCCGATCAGGTGGGAGTGGGCGAGGCCGCGCCGCTTCCCGGCTGGACCGAGTCGCTGGAGACTTGCCGGGAGGCCCTGGAGTACGCCCCCGAACTCGCCCGCGACGAGGACTGGGGGGTCACACTCGGCGAGACCTCCGCGCCGGCGGCCCGCCACGCGCTCGCGCTGGCGCTGTCCGACGCCCGGGCGAAGCTGAACAACACGCCGCTGTACCGCTATCTCGGCAACGAGCGACTCGTCCGCCGGGTACCCGTGAACGCGACCGTCGGCGACGCGGACGCCGAGACGACCGCACGGCTGGCGGTCGAGGCCGTCGAGAACGGCTTCGACTGCGTGAAGGTCAAGGTCGGCGCACGGTCCGTGGAGGCGGACGCCGACCGCCTGCGGCGGGTGAGAGAGGTCGTCGGCGACGACGTGGAGCTCCGGGCCGACGCCAACGGCGCGTGGGACCGCGAACAGGCCGAGAACGCACTCGACGCCGTCGAACCGCTCGATCTGGAGTACGTCGAACAGCCCATGCCGGCCGAGGAAGTGGCCGCCCACGCGGGCCTCCGGAACGGGGGCAACGAGGTGCCCATCGCGCTCGACGAGTCGCTGGTCGAGCGCCCCGTCACCGACCTGCTGGCCGCCGAGGCGGCCGACTACCTCGTCCTCAAGCCGATGGCGCTGGGCGGCCCCGACAGGGCGAGAAACGCCGCCCGGCAGGCCAGACAGGCCGGCGTGACCCCCGTGATATCGACGACGATCGACGGCGTCGTCGCGCGCACCGCCGCGGTCCACGTCGCCGCCGCCGTGCCGGAGATTCCGGCCTGCGGGCTGGCGACCGCCGACTGGCTGGCCGACGACCTCGGCCCCGATCCCGCGACGGTCGCGGACGGGCAGATCGAAGTCCCACAGGCCAAGGGGCTGGGCGTCTATCTCGGGGACGAGTGA
- the menE gene encoding o-succinylbenzoate--CoA ligase, with protein sequence MDWPTKDLVAARAAATPDRIAVIDADRDASRTYREYDAAVGRKATALAALAGADPDRIALLLDTRPAFADLFFAAMRLGATVVPLNVRLTPTELTERIARTDPDVLVCEKETAGTARDVFDGPVASVDESEDDDVQALSDVEGAPVEPASLTADTEQLIMFTSGTTGRPKGVRLTVGNLVASATASAFRLGVSPGDRWLCCLPTYHMGGLAPVVRSALYGSTVAIQREFDAEATAAVLDEYGITGVSLVPTMLSRLLDAGWSPAESLRFVLLGGAPATDELLARCRDLGVPAHPTYGMTETASQIATAAPEQTSSHEGTVGQPLVNTTVTVVDEDGDPVAPGETGEIVVSGPTVTPGYLDPEVTEAAFGELGLHTGDVGSRDEDGRLWIHNRLDDRIVTGGENVDPGEVVAVLRDHPAVEEAAVVGLDDEEWGERVAALVVPIAGRSPSTEEIEIHCRERLAGFKLPRTVGFAEELPRTASGTVDRDAVRERLRDRRE encoded by the coding sequence ATGGACTGGCCGACCAAGGACCTCGTCGCCGCCCGCGCCGCCGCGACACCCGACCGGATCGCCGTGATCGACGCCGACCGCGACGCGTCTCGAACGTACCGCGAGTACGACGCCGCGGTGGGCCGCAAGGCGACTGCCCTCGCCGCGCTGGCCGGAGCCGACCCCGACCGGATCGCCCTGTTGCTGGACACCCGGCCGGCGTTCGCCGACCTCTTTTTCGCCGCGATGCGACTCGGTGCCACCGTCGTCCCGCTGAACGTCCGGCTGACGCCCACCGAGTTGACCGAGCGGATCGCCCGCACCGATCCAGACGTACTGGTCTGTGAGAAAGAGACGGCGGGGACGGCCCGCGACGTGTTCGACGGTCCCGTGGCGTCGGTCGACGAGTCCGAGGATGACGACGTGCAAGCGCTGAGCGACGTGGAAGGCGCACCCGTCGAACCGGCGTCGCTGACCGCCGACACGGAACAGCTGATCATGTTCACGTCGGGGACGACCGGCCGGCCGAAAGGGGTTCGGCTGACCGTCGGGAACCTCGTCGCGAGTGCGACGGCCTCGGCCTTCCGTCTGGGGGTCTCGCCGGGTGATCGGTGGCTCTGCTGTCTCCCGACCTACCACATGGGCGGGCTCGCACCGGTCGTCCGGTCGGCGCTGTACGGTTCGACGGTCGCGATCCAGCGCGAGTTCGACGCAGAAGCGACCGCGGCCGTCCTCGACGAGTACGGGATAACGGGCGTCTCGCTCGTCCCGACGATGCTCTCGCGGTTGCTCGACGCGGGCTGGTCCCCCGCCGAGTCGCTGCGGTTCGTCCTGCTCGGGGGCGCACCCGCCACGGACGAGTTGCTCGCGCGCTGTCGGGACCTCGGCGTTCCAGCCCACCCGACCTACGGGATGACCGAGACGGCCTCTCAGATCGCCACGGCGGCGCCCGAACAGACAAGTTCCCACGAAGGAACCGTCGGCCAGCCGCTCGTGAACACCACGGTGACGGTCGTCGACGAGGACGGCGATCCGGTCGCACCGGGCGAAACCGGCGAGATCGTCGTCTCCGGCCCGACGGTGACGCCGGGGTATCTCGATCCCGAGGTGACCGAGGCCGCGTTCGGCGAGCTCGGCCTGCACACCGGCGACGTGGGGTCCCGCGACGAGGACGGGCGGCTGTGGATCCACAACCGCCTCGACGACCGGATCGTCACCGGGGGCGAGAACGTCGACCCCGGCGAGGTCGTCGCGGTCCTCCGGGACCACCCTGCGGTCGAAGAGGCCGCCGTGGTGGGACTGGACGACGAGGAGTGGGGCGAGCGCGTCGCCGCGCTGGTGGTGCCGATTGCGGGGCGATCCCCGTCGACCGAGGAGATCGAGATCCACTGCCGGGAGCGACTGGCCGGGTTCAAACTCCCGCGGACGGTCGGGTTCGCCGAGGAACTCCCGCGAACAGCCTCGGGCACTGTGGATCGGGACGCCGTGCGGGAGCGCCTGCGCGACCGCCGGGAGTGA
- a CDS encoding NRDE family protein: MCTLVLAWQVFADTPVAVAANRDEMVDRPSEPPQRLEDDPAVVAPRDSEAGGTWIGHNEHGLFVGITNRWTDAELAGGRSRGLLTRDALRKESAEAAARFVESEVRDHEFDGFNLVVADENAALLLEWDGQLAVRNFQPGVHVVVNVGAAGDVRIPEERPEESRQQADNAAAVQTELRPEPGEQAGAWIERAADVIADHEYGVCIHRDRFGTRSSSLLTIGSEGSRYRFADGPPCETEYRRVESQI, translated from the coding sequence GTGTGTACACTCGTTCTCGCCTGGCAGGTGTTCGCCGACACGCCCGTCGCCGTCGCGGCCAACCGCGACGAGATGGTCGACCGCCCCTCGGAGCCACCGCAACGGCTCGAAGACGACCCTGCAGTCGTCGCACCGCGTGACTCCGAGGCCGGCGGGACCTGGATCGGACACAACGAACACGGCCTGTTCGTCGGCATCACGAACCGCTGGACCGACGCCGAACTGGCGGGCGGTCGCTCCCGCGGCCTGCTCACCCGTGACGCCCTGCGGAAGGAGAGCGCGGAAGCGGCCGCCCGTTTCGTGGAGAGCGAGGTCCGCGACCACGAGTTCGACGGGTTCAACCTCGTCGTCGCCGACGAGAACGCCGCTCTCCTGCTGGAGTGGGACGGTCAGCTCGCGGTCCGGAACTTCCAGCCGGGCGTCCACGTCGTCGTCAACGTCGGCGCCGCCGGGGACGTACGGATTCCAGAGGAACGCCCCGAGGAGAGTCGCCAGCAGGCCGACAACGCCGCCGCGGTACAGACGGAACTCCGGCCCGAACCCGGCGAGCAAGCCGGCGCGTGGATCGAGCGCGCCGCCGACGTGATCGCCGACCACGAGTACGGCGTCTGTATTCACCGGGATCGGTTCGGGACGCGTTCGTCGTCGCTTCTGACCATCGGCTCGGAAGGGAGTCGCTACCGGTTCGCGGACGGGCCGCCCTGCGAGACGGAGTATCGTCGCGTCGAAAGCCAAATTTAA
- a CDS encoding MarR family transcriptional regulator has protein sequence MVTPESELTEDERGGLELVRETGGIHQSEFWKELDVSSRKGSRIVESLADKGLIQREETIYEGHNTYHLTPAPRDLDFSLLMAGDMLSPFIGDEEVDPHSDAFSQWVMNLAYEE, from the coding sequence ATGGTTACGCCCGAATCCGAACTCACCGAGGACGAGCGCGGCGGCCTCGAACTCGTCCGGGAGACCGGTGGCATTCACCAGAGCGAGTTCTGGAAGGAACTCGACGTCTCCTCCCGCAAGGGGAGCCGTATCGTCGAGTCGCTGGCCGACAAGGGGCTCATCCAGCGCGAGGAGACAATCTACGAGGGCCACAACACCTACCACCTCACCCCCGCGCCACGCGATCTCGACTTCTCCCTGTTGATGGCCGGCGACATGCTCTCCCCGTTCATCGGCGACGAGGAAGTCGACCCCCACTCCGACGCTTTCTCCCAGTGGGTCATGAACCTCGCCTACGAGGAGTAA